The Phycisphaerae bacterium genomic interval GAAGACGCCGCCCAGCACCAGGCGGGCGATCAACACGGGCACACCGGTTTGATCCAGTCTCCTCAGCAGGCCGAGTCGGTTATCCATGCGGTTCTCCCAGCAGCGTGCGGCCCTTGACCAGGTCGCCGCTGCCCCGTTCGCCCTTCTCCACCGGCAGATCGCGGTCCTTCCATTGGTCCATGCCGCCCGGATACACGTAGATGAGCATGGCGTTGACGTTCTCCCGCTGCATCTGGATGGCGGCGAAGGTACTGTCCTCGCAATTGCCTCCGCTGCAGTACACGATGATCTTGATTGCCTGGTCCAATGCCGGCCGAATCGATTCGACGCTCTCCTTGGCCCGTTCCCGTTCCATGTGATACGCACCGGGGATGTGACCGGTCAGGTACAGGTCGCGGGTTCTGGCGTCAATGAAGACATACGCGCCGGACGGATAGGCCGGATCTTCGTAAAGGGCCTTGACCTCCGCATGCGAGATCGGCTGCAGGCCCTGCTCGCGAACGTACTTGAAGCCCTCATCCTCCGCAGGTTCGGGGAGTGTCGTCGCATCCTGGCTTGACAGGGTGGTGCTCGTGGCGGGAGGTGCGGGCTGAGTGGGCGGTGGCGAGCTTCTGGGAAAGTAGTCCTCGCTCAGCCGCAACCCGCGCGGCGAGACCGTGTTCAGCCCCAGGCTGATCACCACGCCGCTCAATCCGATCCAGACGAACTCTCTCAGGATGCGTTTCATGCCGCGGGTTCCCTGTGGGCCCTGCGCCGCCGCCGATCGGCGACTGACCGGACGCTTGGCCGTTCGAGGCCATTATAGAGGCTCGCGGCCTGTCTTGAAAACCGATGATCAGCGTAAAGGCGCCTTGCGCCGGATCCGGGACCGCTCGGCGTCGAAGGCCGAGCCGTTGCCTTCGAGCATGGTCCGGAAGGTGAGGGCGGCCTCGATCAGCAAAGCGCACGCCCAGCCGTGCGGGGCGGCCCAGTAATCGAAGCCGTTCTTGGGAATCAACTCCGGCAGCTGGCCGGTGGGGCTGGTGTTGGCCAGGACAACGCGGATATCGTCCATGGCCGCCTGAACGAGGTCGTTCCGTTCGGCCGCGTCCGTGGCGGTGGCAGCCAAATGCAGCCGGCACAAGGCCAGCCACAGCGTATTCACGCAGCCGGGACCGCCGCCCATGTAGGCCTCGCCGGCGAAGCGGAGCACCGCTCGCCCCGCCTTGACGTCGCTCCGCAGGTCCTGGCTGATGCCGCTGATGGTCTGCATGGCCAGTTGCCGGTCGGCCGGGTCGTGGAGGTTGAGAATGCCCCACGGCTCAATGATCCCCAGGGCCGAGGAATCGAGTGTCGCGTCCTGATGGCCTTCGGGAGTGATCCGGCGGAGCCAGCGCTGGCGGTCATTCTGCCAGAAGGTGTCGATGAGCCGCTGTCGCAATCGAGCCCGGGCTCCCAGACCGGTCCACTCCTGCTCGATTCCGAAAACCTCGTCGGCCTCACGGAACGCAGCAATGACCCCGGCCTGCGTGTACGCGAAGGACCCCAGGCTGTTCTCCCACAGGTCCGTGGCCGGCTTGTGCAAGCCGTTCTCGCCCACATAGTCGAGGATCGCGCGCGTGGCCCGCTGGGCTACCGCTCGGTAGGAATCGACGAAAGCCGCCGCCGAGTCGCACAGCCGTCGGGCATACAGGCCCGCCGCGTGAAGGATCGCGCACGTCTGGTCGAGCTGGATCTGGTCGTTGCGAACACACCAGGAAGGAGCGGCCGATCCGTCCGTCCAGTACCGCTGAAACCAGTGCCCGTTGGCCAGCTGCGTTCGCGTGCTCCATTCAAAGAAGCGGCGAGCGATGTCCGGCCTCCCGATCCGCTGGGCGGTCAAGGCACAGATGACTGCATCCCGCGGCCAGCAGTAGCCGTAGCCGCCGGAAAGCTCGTAGGCCTGGTCGAACTCCGGAGCCGCGATGAATGTCCCCTGGGATTCGTCGTACAGGTCGTGTAACGAGATCACCGCTCGGTCGAAGGCATCGGCCAGCTCGGGCAGCGGGCACTTGCCCGCGTCGGCGAGTTCGCCGGCCGCCCGGTCGTTGGCCTCGCGGACCGCCCCCTCGAAACCCGTCCCGAGCAACCGCTTGGCGAGCGCCAAGGCGCCTTCACGCGACGGGGCACCGGCCAATACGAGCGTGGTTTGCCAGCGATACTCCCGCACCGGCTCGAAGCCGATCGCGAAGTCCACGCGCCCGATAGCCTGCGGGGAGCTCCCGAAGTGCCCCGCGACCATGGCGTTCTTGGACGGACTGTCACCGATGTGCTTCACGGAACTGCACTGGGTGGCAAAAGGTTCTGTCGCGGAGATGGCCAGGGCGATGTCCCTGAAATGCTGAATCACGGCGTTCTGCTCGGGGTAGGCCTGCACGCCGTTACGCCACTCCACGTCGCCGAGACACAGGCGGAAGTAGTGAACGAACTGGGCCGGCGGCACATTCTCGCCCCGGGTGACCACAATGCGCCTCAGCAGGGCTCGCTGGCCCGGCGGGAGCACGTCGCTGATCTCCAGGCTCAGGTCCATGTGCCGATGAGCGAGCCGGGTGACCAGGATGTTGCTGGCCGGCTCAAAAGACTGGGCCGTCTGCCAGTTCGGGTCGAAGCACCAGAAGAACTGCCCGGCCGAGGACTCATCCAGCAAACGCAGCCCCGTCATGCCCTCCCGAACGTTCTGGGCGAAGTCGATCCTCGGGTAGAAAAAACCCATCAGTTCGCCGGTTCGCCCGAAGGTGGCAAGACTCAATCCGTTCCCGGCCGCGGCAGTTGGGATGAAGAAGCTCATAGCTCTAGCATTGTCCTATAACTGAGTACATCCAGATTCTAGCCGCGCCGGCCGTGTTGTGACAGACCTGGTCCGGGACGCGTCCCGGATTCTATCGGCACATCTCGACGAGGCTGACCATCCGGATTCGGTAGTAGGCTTGGACGGGTCGGTCGGTGTCAACTATCGGACCCTGGCTGCGGTCCCGAGGCTGGCCTCGCGCGGGGCGCTTCGCGCCCGGCCCTGATCGCCGTCGCGGCCTCTGCGGCACGCGCGAACCCCTGTCCGGCCGCAGAGAGCACCTCACCTGTCAATGCCCGAAACGTCGACTCGCGGAGCCAGGCTCGCGACGTCGCGGGAAATGGCACGAGAACGGCCGTGAAACCTGCCTGGACGGCGTCGTCAGGTGTCGACTCTTCCCTCCAGGTTCTCACTTGCCGGATTTGCCTGGCGCGATATCGGGGGTAAGATGCTCCGATGCATCCGAAAGAGCCCAAACGACATGAACTGGCCCAATTGCCGACGCCTGTGGTCGAACTGAAGCACCTGGCGGCCGAACTCGGCTTGCCTCGGCTCCTGGTCAAGCGCGATGATCTGACCGGCTTCGAGACCAGCGGCAACAAGGTACGCAAGCTGGAGTACGTCATCGCCGACGCCATCGCTCAGGGTGCAGACACCCTAGTGACTTGTGGCGGCTTTCAGTCCAACCACTGCCGGGCGACCGCGGCTCTCGGGGCAAGGCTCGGGCTGCGCGTCCGTCTGTTCCTGCGGTCCACAGAACCGCACCCTGCCAATGTTGGTAACCTTTTGCTTGACAGGCTCTTCGGTGCAGACGTGAGCTTCCACGAACCCATTGAGTACAACCAGCACCGCAAGAACCTGGTCGAGAAGATCATGGCCGCCGAGCAGGCCGCAGGTCGCAAGCCATACTACTTCGGAACTGGGGCGTCGATCCCGCTGGGCTGCTGGGGCTACATCCGCTGCTTCGAGGAACTGACCCGTCAGCTTGGCCCGGCCACACGGGTGGATCTCTTCTGCACCGTCGGCTCCGGCGGCACCATGACCGGCCTCATCCTCGGCAAGGCGCTATCTTGCTGCGAGAACTGGCGGGTGATTGGCGTACCCATCTGTGATGACATCGATTTCTGGCGGGCCGATCTCCGAAAGCTCGAGCGCGAGACCGTGGCTGCCTACCGGCTAGGGCTCGACGAGTCCGCCTGCCCCATCGAACTGATCGACGGCTTCATCGGCGAGGGGTATGCCATCCCCTATCCCGAAGAGGTCGAGACTATCCGCCAGATCGCACGTCTTGAAGGGCTGGTCCTGGACCCCACCTACACCGGCAAGGCCATGACCGGCATGCTGGCGACCATCCGCGCAGGGGGACTCCGGAAGGACGCCCTGCCGGTCTTCCTGCACACTGGGGGCGCGTTCGGGACCTTGGCTCGTAGCGATCTGTTCTGAGGTCATCCTGCCGGACAACACCCCCGCCAGCCAAGTCTGAGAAGCGGCGAAGCGGCACACCCCTGACCAACGGAGAATCCTTGCTCGGCCCCGGCCGGACCCATGCCCGTCCGGTGGCGCCTGAGACACCATCTGACCACTGGGGCAGCGCGGGGCACTTTTTTTGCGGGAATTGCGGTTTCCGAGGTGAGGATTCTTGACCCTGGGTGCAGAAATGCAACAATGTTCGCATGGCAAAACTTCATCACCCGATTTTCGCGACGGCGGACACCTTCCGGGCATGGACGGTCCGCGATTCGATGGACCTCTATCACATCCGCAACTGGGGCGGAGGCTATTTCGGCATCAACGATGCCGGCAACGCATCGGTGTGGCCCCAGGGACCTACCGGCCCAGCCGTAGACCTCAAGCAGATCGTGGACGAACTCAGACGGCGGGGTATCCAACTCCCCATCCTGATCCGATTCTCCGAAATCCTCCGGTCCAGAATCGACGCCCTGAACGAGGCCTTTCAGAACGCGATCAAGGAGTGCAGCTACCGCGGCCGGTACCTGGGTGTCTATCCGATCAAGGTCAACCAGCAGCGGCACGTCGTCGAGGAAATCGTGAACCACGGCCGGCAGTACCAGTATGGGCTGGAAGCCGGCTCGAAAACCGAGTTGATCGCCGTCCTGGCCCTTCTGGACTCCACCGAATCGCTGATCATCTGCAACGGCTACAAGGACTTCGAGTACATCGAGATGGCCCTGCTGGCCACCAAGATCGGCAAGCGGGTCATCCTGGTCGTCGAGAAGGTCAGCGAGCTTCCGATGATCATCGAGCAGGCCCGGAAACTCAACGTTGTGCCACACATCGGCGTGCGTGCCCGGCTCACCAGCCGCGGAGCGGGTAAGTGGGAAGCGTCCGGCGGCGACCGATCCAAGTTCGGGCTCAGCGTGCGCGAACTCATGCGGGCCATCGACATTCTCCGCCAGCACGAGATGCTCGATTGCCTGGAACTGCTCCACTTCCACCTCGGCAGTCAGATCACCGACATTCGATCCATCCGCGAAGGCCTTCAGGAAGCCTGCCGCATCTACACCGAGATGTGCAAACTGGGCGCGTCACTTCGCTTCATGGATGTCGGCGGCGGTCTGGCAGTGGACTACGACGGCTCCCAGACCAACTTCGCCAGCAGCACGAACTACTCCATGCAGGAATACGCCAACGACATCGTGTCCGCCCTCTACGATGCCTGCGAGGCGGCCGAAGTCCCCCACCCGGCCATCGTGACCGAGTCCGGCCGGGCGGTCACGGCCCACCACTCCGTACTGGTCTTCGATGTGCTCGGCACCAACGCCTTTGACGAGGCCACAGTCCCGGACACGATTCCCGAGGACAAGCCGGATCCCCTGCTCAACCTGCTCGAGGTCCACAAGAACATCACCCGCAAGAACTTCCAGGAGAGCTATCACGACTCGATTCACTACCGGGACGAGTGCATGAGCCTCTTCCGTCACGGTTACCTGTCGCTCGAGGATCGAAGCCAGGCAGAAACGCTCTTCTACGCCTGCACGCAGAAGATCCTGCGCATCGTCCACGAGCTCGAATACGTGCCCGACGATCTTGAAGGACTGGAACGCTCGCTGGCTGACACCTACTACTGCAATTTCTCCTGCTTCCAGTCGCTGCCGGACTTCTGGGCGGTGCAACAGCTCTTCCCGATCATGCCGATCCACCGCCTGAACGAGCAGCCGACCCGGCGCGGCCTGCTGGTGGACATCACCTGCGACTCCGACGGCAAGATCGACCACTTCATCGACCTTCGCGACGTCAAGGATGTTCTGGAACTGCATGCCCACAACGGCGAGGACTACATCCTCGGCGTGTTCCTCACCGGCGCGTACCAGGAAATCCTCGGCGACATGCACAATCTGTTCGGGGACACCAACGCTGTACATGTCAACCTGGACCCCGCCGGCGGTTACCGCATCGAGCACGTGGTCAAGGGCGACACGGTGGGCGAAGTCCTCCAGTTCGTGCAGTACTCCAGGGTGGATCTCACCCACTGCCTGCGAAAAGCGGTCGAATCGGCCGTCCGGTCAGGAACCATCTCCTTCGAGGAGGCCGGACATTTCATCGATATGTACGAACGTGGGCTGGAAGGCTACACGTACCTGGAGCGGGAGTAGGACGCAGAACCCAAAACACCAACCCGACCCGACCGTTTCCGACAGGCTGGAGTCCCGAGCCTGCCACACGGCTTCAGACAAGCACGCCCAAAACCTCGCGGTGCCGCTGACTGCAGATCACCCATGCCGTCCCGGATCTCTTCTACCACGCCGGGCAGACCTTCACCGGCCGGAGCATGACCGGTCCCAGCAGACCCGAGGGCAGGAGCGGCGTGTCTTTGGTATTGTGGTGCCAGGTGGTGAAAGTCTTGCGCCGCGGCTCGGGACGCGGCGTGCCCTTGAGCAACCACTCGGGCCATTTGCTCATCGTCTCGCCCTGCCAGCCGACGTCGTCGGGCAGTTGCTCGTCGCCAACCAGCCGGTTCACCCACAGGTTGGTCACGCGGACCTCCAAAGCATTGTCCCCGGCCTTGACCAGACCGGTCACGTCCGCTCGGAACGGCGGCCACCACATGACCGGCAGATCCTTGCCGTTCAACCGCACCTGGGCAACCTCACGGACAACGCCGAGATCCAGGATGAGCCGCCGGCCCGCGCCGAGCAGGTCGGCTGGAACCGTGAACGTCTTGGTGTAGGTAGCCGTGCCGGAGAAATACCTGATCCCGGACTCGGCGCGGTCAGTCCAGGAGATCAGCTTGTCGAACGTCGCAGTCTCGGGGGCGTCCCAGCCGGCCGGGAAGCGGACCTCCCACG includes:
- a CDS encoding rhodanese-like domain-containing protein — translated: MKRILREFVWIGLSGVVISLGLNTVSPRGLRLSEDYFPRSSPPPTQPAPPATSTTLSSQDATTLPEPAEDEGFKYVREQGLQPISHAEVKALYEDPAYPSGAYVFIDARTRDLYLTGHIPGAYHMERERAKESVESIRPALDQAIKIIVYCSGGNCEDSTFAAIQMQRENVNAMLIYVYPGGMDQWKDRDLPVEKGERGSGDLVKGRTLLGEPHG
- a CDS encoding D-cysteine desulfhydrase family protein, yielding MHPKEPKRHELAQLPTPVVELKHLAAELGLPRLLVKRDDLTGFETSGNKVRKLEYVIADAIAQGADTLVTCGGFQSNHCRATAALGARLGLRVRLFLRSTEPHPANVGNLLLDRLFGADVSFHEPIEYNQHRKNLVEKIMAAEQAAGRKPYYFGTGASIPLGCWGYIRCFEELTRQLGPATRVDLFCTVGSGGTMTGLILGKALSCCENWRVIGVPICDDIDFWRADLRKLERETVAAYRLGLDESACPIELIDGFIGEGYAIPYPEEVETIRQIARLEGLVLDPTYTGKAMTGMLATIRAGGLRKDALPVFLHTGGAFGTLARSDLF
- the speA gene encoding biosynthetic arginine decarboxylase — encoded protein: MAKLHHPIFATADTFRAWTVRDSMDLYHIRNWGGGYFGINDAGNASVWPQGPTGPAVDLKQIVDELRRRGIQLPILIRFSEILRSRIDALNEAFQNAIKECSYRGRYLGVYPIKVNQQRHVVEEIVNHGRQYQYGLEAGSKTELIAVLALLDSTESLIICNGYKDFEYIEMALLATKIGKRVILVVEKVSELPMIIEQARKLNVVPHIGVRARLTSRGAGKWEASGGDRSKFGLSVRELMRAIDILRQHEMLDCLELLHFHLGSQITDIRSIREGLQEACRIYTEMCKLGASLRFMDVGGGLAVDYDGSQTNFASSTNYSMQEYANDIVSALYDACEAAEVPHPAIVTESGRAVTAHHSVLVFDVLGTNAFDEATVPDTIPEDKPDPLLNLLEVHKNITRKNFQESYHDSIHYRDECMSLFRHGYLSLEDRSQAETLFYACTQKILRIVHELEYVPDDLEGLERSLADTYYCNFSCFQSLPDFWAVQQLFPIMPIHRLNEQPTRRGLLVDITCDSDGKIDHFIDLRDVKDVLELHAHNGEDYILGVFLTGAYQEILGDMHNLFGDTNAVHVNLDPAGGYRIEHVVKGDTVGEVLQFVQYSRVDLTHCLRKAVESAVRSGTISFEEAGHFIDMYERGLEGYTYLERE